A single genomic interval of Pyruvatibacter sp. HU-CL02332 harbors:
- the purS gene encoding phosphoribosylformylglycinamidine synthase subunit PurS produces MKARVHVTLKNGVLDPQGKAIEKTLGNLGFSGVGDVRQGKVIELDLDETDAAKAEAAVKDMCEQLLANTVIENYTIELDAA; encoded by the coding sequence ATGAAGGCACGCGTTCACGTCACGCTTAAGAACGGCGTTCTCGATCCCCAGGGCAAAGCCATCGAAAAGACGCTCGGCAATCTGGGCTTCTCAGGTGTTGGTGATGTCCGTCAGGGCAAGGTCATTGAACTGGACCTCGACGAAACCGATGCCGCCAAGGCAGAAGCCGCCGTCAAGGACATGTGCGAACAGCTCCTCGCCAATACGGTGATCGAGAACTACACCATCGAACTGGATGCTGCGTAA
- the purQ gene encoding phosphoribosylformylglycinamidine synthase subunit PurQ, protein MKAAVVIFPGSNCDRDTLVALERITGRKPTQVWHTETELPACDLVVLPGGFTYGDYLRAGAMAARSPVMAAVKKRAEDGAHVLGICNGFQMLTETGLLPGALMRNADLKFLCKDVHLSVERNDTAFTRKYPTSKPIRIPIAHHDGNYFADDETLARIEGEGRVAFRYVTKDGAPSDAANPNGSRGNIAGIYSDDLRVLGMMPHPERLIEPALGGSDGRPMFEGLLEALSS, encoded by the coding sequence ATGAAGGCAGCAGTTGTGATCTTCCCTGGCTCCAACTGTGACCGGGATACGCTGGTGGCGCTGGAACGCATCACCGGACGTAAACCCACACAGGTGTGGCATACGGAAACCGAGCTTCCCGCGTGTGACCTTGTGGTCCTGCCCGGCGGCTTCACCTATGGCGACTATCTGCGCGCCGGTGCCATGGCGGCCCGCTCACCTGTGATGGCCGCGGTCAAGAAGCGCGCCGAGGATGGCGCGCATGTGCTGGGCATCTGCAACGGCTTCCAGATGCTGACCGAAACGGGCCTGCTGCCCGGCGCATTGATGCGCAATGCGGACCTCAAATTCCTGTGCAAGGACGTGCATCTCAGCGTCGAGCGCAACGATACGGCCTTTACCCGCAAATACCCGACCAGCAAGCCGATCCGCATTCCCATTGCCCATCATGACGGCAACTATTTTGCAGACGACGAAACCCTGGCCCGTATTGAAGGCGAAGGCCGCGTGGCATTCCGCTATGTCACCAAGGACGGCGCGCCTAGTGACGCTGCCAACCCCAATGGCTCGCGCGGTAATATTGCAGGCATCTATTCAGACGATCTACGGGTGCTCGGCATGATGCCTCACCCCGAGCGGCTGATTGAACCCGCCCTTGGCGGCAGCGATGGCCGCCCGATGTTTGAAGGTCTTCTGGAGGCCCTTTCCTCATGA